A window of Candidatus Thorarchaeota archaeon genomic DNA:
CGGTTTTGAGTTCAAATCCTTCAATGCAGTGAGAGCAATTGATGGCACAGGCGGTCCAGCAACCATCCCAGCCCTTGCCTGTGTTGGTAAACTTCTCCTCCCATTTTTCATCATCATAGACATTTGCTTCAGGGTCACTCCCGGCTCTGAAGTTGCGAGTCGGCAAAAGGTCGAATTCATTCATGATTTCAGGAAGATGGCCAGTACCAACTGTACGCATTCTATTCTGCTTCGGATCTTGTTCAATAATTTCACGGGTATGCTTCCTGCCAACTTCTCTCAGCTCGTCCAAATCGTGAGGGTTATTGGATTTTAGCGAAATCCGGTCTTTCTTTACAGCAATTGCCCTGATTCTCTTGTCTCTGAATACAGTGCCGGTCCCGCCTCGACCAGCTTGCTTGTATCTGGTTGTGTCTCTTCGGCGGTCATACCAAGAGAAATTCAAACAGCCCATATACGCATGTTCTGCAGCTGGCCCAGTAGCAACAACAGAGATATCCCTGCCTTCCTTGTCACTATGTCTTTCAGTCAATTCAGCAGTGATTTCGTGCGCCAAATCAGGCAAATCTTCTGCGTCATGAATTTCGATAACCCCTTCATCGCCGTCGATGAAGATGTAAACGTCATTCTCAGCCTTGCCTTGGATGCCCATTGTATCCCATCCTGCAAACTTCAGGTACGGGCCGAAATATCCGCCTACATTACTATCAATGGGAATGCCAGTCTCTGGACTAATCGCTG
This region includes:
- a CDS encoding aldehyde:ferredoxin oxidoreductase, whose amino-acid sequence is MAIKHFEYEVPEIEKGYSNQTLHINLDDNTIESKPVDDKMKETFTGGKGFDLWLMWNSLPDDRIVKWDDPENTLCIACGPLGGVPIYPGAGKSIVTAISPETGIPIDSNVGGYFGPYLKFAGWDTMGIQGKAENDVYIFIDGDEGVIEIHDAEDLPDLAHEITAELTERHSDKEGRDISVVATGPAAEHAYMGCLNFSWYDRRRDTTRYKQAGRGGTGTVFRDKRIRAIAVKKDRISLKSNNPHDLDELREVGRKHTREIIEQDPKQNRMRTVGTGHLPEIMNEFDLLPTRNFRAGSDPEANVYDDEKWEEKFTNTGKGWDGCWTACAINCSHCIEGFELKTGPYAGQKALVDGPEYETIAGCGSNIGVFDTDWVAEFNFYCDTYGIDTISFGTTMAFVMELYEEGHIDEEATGGHKLNWGAA